In Streptomyces sp. NBC_01707, a genomic segment contains:
- a CDS encoding peptidase — protein MSYPKRTALALASALAGSVVLLAAPAAHATVVDVDYQCKTPIGDKSAVSPIDIKGVKSGNGYTLTMSFQKGVSSSPVELGKGAMKPSAVIRLGGAESGQVQVSGPANAAAIPANTPIKISDLTGTYTPKKSGKVSFTAGVLTIKALGTTTTCTPGNSPKPSLELDVTAAGGAQNTSDHGGQLPKTGPLDSATALGTLGGTVLLTGAAGVLWLTRRGQRVTG, from the coding sequence GTGTCGTACCCGAAGCGAACAGCTCTCGCCCTGGCGTCCGCGCTGGCCGGCTCGGTGGTGCTGCTGGCCGCGCCCGCCGCACACGCCACGGTCGTGGACGTCGACTACCAGTGCAAGACCCCGATCGGGGACAAGAGTGCCGTATCGCCCATCGACATCAAGGGCGTCAAGAGCGGCAACGGATACACGCTCACGATGTCCTTCCAGAAGGGCGTCTCGTCCAGCCCCGTCGAGCTGGGCAAGGGCGCCATGAAGCCCAGTGCGGTGATCCGGCTGGGCGGCGCCGAATCGGGCCAGGTGCAGGTCTCGGGCCCGGCGAACGCCGCTGCGATCCCGGCCAACACCCCCATCAAGATCAGTGACTTGACGGGTACCTACACCCCGAAGAAGAGCGGCAAGGTCAGCTTCACCGCGGGGGTGCTCACCATCAAGGCTCTCGGCACGACCACGACCTGCACCCCCGGCAACAGCCCCAAGCCGTCGCTGGAGCTCGATGTGACGGCGGCGGGCGGCGCGCAGAACACGTCGGACCACGGCGGTCAGCTGCCGAAGACCGGTCCGCTCGACTCCGCGACGGCGCTCGGGACGCTCGGCGGCACGGTGCTGCTGACCGGTGCGGCCGGAGTGTTGTGGCTGACCCGGCGCGGGCAGCGGGTCACGGGCTGA
- a CDS encoding ATP-binding protein translates to MSTTRQHQPGDLGREPEGTGDGAGAPSAESVERQWRTLPLRQVSGIVPAARDFARQALHDWGWLPASSADRRAAAEDVLLVVSELVTNACLHAEGPEELRIGCTPKVLRVEVLDGGAGQPAPRTPHRAGRPGGHGMFIVQRLCLDWGVLRVPGEPGKTVWAELAAPA, encoded by the coding sequence ATGAGCACCACCCGGCAGCATCAGCCGGGCGACCTCGGCCGCGAGCCGGAGGGCACGGGCGACGGCGCCGGCGCACCCTCCGCCGAGTCGGTCGAGCGACAGTGGCGCACACTGCCGCTGCGGCAGGTCAGCGGCATCGTGCCGGCGGCCCGCGATTTCGCCCGCCAGGCACTGCACGACTGGGGCTGGCTCCCCGCGTCGAGCGCCGATCGCCGAGCGGCTGCCGAAGACGTCCTGCTGGTCGTCTCCGAGCTGGTCACCAACGCCTGCCTGCACGCGGAGGGGCCCGAGGAGCTGCGCATCGGCTGCACCCCGAAGGTGCTGCGGGTGGAAGTTCTCGACGGCGGAGCGGGACAGCCCGCACCTCGCACCCCGCACCGTGCCGGCCGGCCCGGCGGGCACGGCATGTTCATCGTCCAGCGGCTCTGTCTGGACTGGGGGGTTCTGCGGGTGCCGGGTGAGCCCGGCAAGACCGTCTGGGCGGAGCTGGCCGCCCCGGCCTAA
- a CDS encoding STAS domain-containing protein, which translates to MDRQTVGSANRGRLQVEVRTEGRSEVVTPVGELDHHTADLLREPLESAVEQGRVRLVVDCSRLEFCDSTGLNVLLGARLKAEAAGGGVHLAGMLPVVARVFEITGAEAVFTVHDSLEEALDT; encoded by the coding sequence ATGGACCGCCAGACGGTCGGCAGTGCGAACCGGGGTCGACTTCAGGTCGAGGTCCGGACCGAGGGACGCAGTGAGGTCGTGACGCCGGTGGGTGAGCTCGATCACCACACCGCCGACCTGCTCCGCGAGCCTTTGGAGAGCGCGGTCGAGCAAGGGCGGGTGCGCCTGGTGGTCGACTGTTCGCGACTCGAGTTCTGTGATTCCACCGGGCTGAATGTGCTGCTCGGTGCCCGCCTCAAGGCGGAGGCGGCCGGGGGAGGGGTCCATTTGGCCGGAATGCTGCCGGTGGTGGCGAGGGTCTTCGAGATCACCGGGGCCGAGGCGGTCTTCACCGTCCACGACTCCCTGGAAGAGGCTCTGGACACCTGA
- a CDS encoding RNA polymerase sigma factor SigF — protein sequence MSPRLDGPRTHDATSACPQGLTESDSPATVAVPGPRSSNTSTTRNTSTTSSIGDGLEDLPEIPPYSEVGPLDARALSKTLFARLGSLEEGTHEHAYVRNTLVELNLALVKFAASRFRSRSEPMEDIVQVGTIGLIKAIDRFELSRGVEFPTFAMPTIIGEIKRFFRDTSWSVRVPRRLQELRIDLAKAGDELAQHLDRAPTVGELADRLGLSDDEVVEGMAASNAYTASSLDAKPMEDDADGALADRIGYEDHGLAGVEYVESLKPLIASLPGRDRKILSLRFVANMTQSEIGEELGISQMHVSRLLSRTLVKLRKGLTLEE from the coding sequence ATGTCACCCCGGCTCGACGGACCGCGTACCCACGACGCAACGTCAGCATGTCCTCAGGGACTGACCGAATCAGACTCCCCTGCAACGGTTGCCGTACCCGGCCCGCGCAGCAGCAACACCAGCACCACCCGCAACACCAGCACGACCAGCAGCATCGGCGACGGTCTCGAAGACCTTCCCGAGATCCCCCCGTACTCCGAAGTGGGTCCGCTGGACGCCAGAGCGCTGTCCAAGACGCTCTTCGCGCGGCTCGGATCCCTCGAGGAGGGCACCCACGAGCACGCGTACGTACGCAACACGCTCGTCGAACTCAACCTGGCCCTGGTCAAGTTCGCCGCCTCCCGGTTCCGCTCCCGGAGCGAACCGATGGAGGACATCGTCCAGGTCGGCACCATCGGCCTGATCAAGGCGATCGACCGGTTCGAGCTCAGCCGAGGCGTCGAGTTCCCCACCTTCGCGATGCCCACCATCATCGGCGAGATCAAGCGCTTCTTCCGTGACACCAGTTGGTCCGTGCGCGTCCCGCGACGACTGCAGGAGTTGCGGATCGACCTGGCCAAGGCGGGCGACGAACTCGCCCAGCACCTGGACCGGGCGCCCACCGTGGGCGAACTCGCCGACCGCCTCGGACTCAGCGACGACGAGGTCGTCGAGGGCATGGCCGCGAGCAACGCGTACACCGCGAGCTCACTCGACGCCAAGCCCATGGAGGACGACGCCGACGGTGCCCTGGCCGACCGGATCGGCTACGAGGACCACGGACTCGCAGGCGTCGAGTACGTCGAGTCCCTGAAGCCGCTGATCGCCTCGCTGCCCGGCCGCGACCGGAAGATCCTCTCGCTCCGTTTCGTCGCCAACATGACGCAGTCGGAGATCGGTGAGGAGCTCGGCATCTCCCAGATGCATGTCTCGCGGCTGCTCTCCCGGACGCTGGTCAAGCTCAGGAAGGGCCTGACGCTGGAGGAATGA